The Aedes albopictus strain Foshan chromosome 2, AalbF5, whole genome shotgun sequence region GAATGTTTCGAAGAACTACATAACAATTTGTAAAGCACCCTAACTTTATTCTGTTCCTTGTGTTTTGTTTTATCTTGGAACAGCTGTCAGCCGGCGTTTTGTATTATCAAGCAATCTATTCACTCGTGGTCACTCAGTTTCAGAAAATCCGATGTACCCTTTCTATGACTGCTATGTTTGCTGACTGTATAGTTCAGTGGTGCTCAGAGCTTGGAATTTTCCCGCGTTTTTGACTAGAAAGAAATCATAGGTGTCTAAAGAAATAGATATTATGCGTGGCAAGAAAAATTATCGTGTAAAGTTGTGCAAACACGCTAATAGATATGCGCGATTGCATTTAACCGTGTCGGTGTCTTCTACGCGATCAATCCTTAGCTAATTTCCGCAATTATTGTACATAGAAGACACGTACATGATAATATGATGTATGTACTGACGACGATCTGTGAGCGATATTGCGGTAATATACGACGAAACGCGCAATAGCTGCCAATTTAATCGAATGCATGGCGTTATTCCTAACTATCGATAACGATTTCAATAATATTCTAAATAGGGGAacatacgtattttcggcagttttgttctcttcgtcatgttttttttttaaacctgttgagcTCAGAGTTGGATTCAAATCCCTTCCAACccagctgagttatatgcccaaatttcaagcaatttgACCGATAATGGCTTTAGTCACCCTATTTCGAGATTTGCTCTATGGAGTGAGAAAATATGTGTGGTTCGCGGGTCGCACTCATTTTTGTCGAACTCTAATCCTTCAATCCATCAAAGGTAACAAACGAGGTTCGTTTCGAGATTTGAAATACGAATAATTAAACAAATTTGCAAATTAGCCAACTAGTTTTTATGATATCGTGATCATCGTAACGGcactttttgaaaatgtttcgagATAATCGTGTTAAAAAGTTTCACGCTTTGCTTTGTCCTTGCGCGCTACAATGGGCTGTAACTTttattctttatgaaattttgaatgtgTATTGTCTAGCTATACTTTCAGATAGCAATAAACAAAAGTTCGATTTTTTATCATCTCATAGTATGTAACCCATTGaagcacgatttttttttttatttgcgcgTAAGAATGCATGGAGTTTACCTCATGTTGTTATCGAGATATCCTAGGGTACATCAACAAACAGAcaatagttattttcaaatattccAATACTTGTCAGCGTCAATATACTTACTAGTAAAATTCATCCAGGTTCTCAGTACGGATTCATCTGTACGTCAATTAAGTCTATTGATATGACAAATAGAATTAATCATTGACTTTTCCAGTGATTTACTATTTACGCGAAACATGAATATTTTGGTAGTAAAGTGGTACAGTGTTTTATAATTGGAACAAAGCAACCAAAAAAGTAAATCCAATGgctaaattcaagaacattttcaCAAATATCTTCACAAAATCGAATTCAAAACTGGAAACAGACGCAGCGATCATTCCACATAGAGCTGTCGACGACGATAAGAGTGATAACACAAACAGTGCGAGCAATGTTTCTGCGCTCACGAGACCAGAAGAGACGCAGCTAGTTCCTAGTACATCAGCATCCGATGGCAATCAGATAAACTCAGTAATCCCGGAGAATACTGCACCAGATCAACAACTGTTAAGCCCAACGGCAAGGGCTTTGACACAGAACATTGTTAATAATGTGCAAAATAACGCCCTAACAGCGCCACAGACATCCATCACCAATGCAACAGGTGTCCAGGTTTTCCAAATAAAAAATGCCAAAAACGTTCATATTGGTAATAGCTTTACCTTCAACTCGGCCAATACCGAAGAAGAGCGCACAAGGTCGCCCAGCAACATCAACgggccagtaaaatgggcaaacCTTAAGCTGTCCGACACAATACGACAAATGATGGACTGTGAGGATGAGTTGGATACGGAAATGATGATTACCATATCCCGGCATCTGGGTTACGAATGGAagaatttcgcaaggattttggaATACTCGGACGGACAAGTACAAGCATTTGAATGTGATAACGAAACGTTATCCGAGGTAAATGAATTAATGTATTTTTTTGCTGCAAAGGCGTAGTGTGCACGAAAACCATAGAACGTGAAATTTCTATTATTTTGTATTAGACttttatcaataaaataaaaattaaaaaaaaaatagacaatgAAAACAGAAAATTAGAATGTCAACAAATTGGTTAAAAATAGTAATCTCAAAtagtgatgtaccgaatattcggccggccgaatattcgggccgaatatcagccttttttcgattttgccgaatattcgtttagccgaatattAAATGTATTATTCGGCCGAATATGCCGAATAATGACTAAACATAGCAACAACACGCTGAATCAAGAATTCAATTAATTGTAAAGTGGATTTTCGGGGGCATTTTATTTGAGAAAAGTGGCCTTTTCTGTGATGTAAAAACGTTTCTGAAGATCATGGCTGTCAAattgtaccgtgaggtcgccattcaccgctcatttaacggcattttcgtaaattatatgacattaaaaatcgacgtttgcgaatattgcactttaatttacgttaacaactcaacaattatgttgttattatagaaaaaatataaaacgattgtaaaatatgtttacat contains the following coding sequences:
- the LOC109430681 gene encoding protein immune deficiency, whose translation is MAKFKNIFTNIFTKSNSKLETDAAIIPHRAVDDDKSDNTNSASNVSALTRPEETQLVPSTSASDGNQINSVIPENTAPDQQLLSPTARALTQNIVNNVQNNALTAPQTSITNATGVQVFQIKNAKNVHIGNSFTFNSANTEEERTRSPSNINGPVKWANLKLSDTIRQMMDCEDELDTEMMITISRHLGYEWKNFARILEYSDGQVQAFECDNETLSERIYQFILDWSRNDDEPTLGKMVNLLWQHMHKETVYYMKLLWKKRRQNQAE